Genomic window (Streptococcus suis S735):
AACTCTGGTTCTGAAATCCATCTTCTCTCCCCAATCGCAAAAAATAGCCAAAACTCTCGAAAACTGCAGGACAAAAAAGCCTACAATTCCCATGAGCTTTGACCATCATGATAATTGTTACGCTTATTTTAGCAAAAGATTTGTAGAATTTCAAATCTGGTGTTACGTTAACGTTTCAATATATTCTAAGCCCCAAGCCTCAACAGCATCCAGCACCGAACGAAATTTTTCGCCCATTTCAGTCAAGCTATACTCTACACGAGGGGGGACTTCTGCATAGACCGTGCGACTAATAATGCGATCCTCCTCCAATTGTCTAAGGTGCCTTGTTAACATGGTTTGAGTAATACCTGGAATTAGTCGCTGTAATTCATTGAAGCGTTTCGTTCCTGTACTGAGTTGGTAGATAATCACCAATCCCCACTTACCAGTCAAGACTTTTTGCGTTGTTGCAAAAGGACAAATACCATATTCACTAACTTTGTTCAAAAAAATTCTCCTTTATTTATCACAATAGTATCACTTTTGATACCAACAAATACAAAAGTACCTACTTGTATAATTGACTACTTCCACTATAATTGTACTATATCAAAAAAATTGGAGGACATCAAATGTCAACAAACTTAGAAATTTTTAATGCCTATAACAATGCTCTCATCGCTGGTGATTTTGCAGCTCTTTTTGAAACAATGGCAGACGACATTATCTGGCATCAACCCGGAAATCATTCAACATCTGGTGCTAAAATTGGTAAGGAAGTACTCGGAGCACATCTAGCAACTTTCGCCGAAAAAACAAATGGAACTTTCAAAGTAGTGACAAACTGGGTATCCGATAATGATACTCTTGTTGCCGCTAACGTAACATTCCTCGGTACTCGCACAGACGGTGAAGAACTAAACATGAATGGTATCGATCTTTTCCGTATGGAAGATGGCAAAATCAAGGAAGTTTGGCTCTTCTCAGCCGACCAAAAAGCCGAAGATGCTTTCTGGGGATAAGATAAATAGCTTAGCACGAGAGTGCTAAGCTATTATTTTTGATTAAATATACTGACAAGCCTCTCCGTCTTTATAGGCCATGTCAATCATACCGCCACCGAGGCATTCCTGTCCGTCATAGAAAACAACGGCTTGTCCTGGTGTGATAGCCCGTTGTGGCTCTGCAAAGATGACTTCTGCCTTGTCACCTTTTACCTTGACAGTCACTTGACTGTCTGGTTGACGGTAGCGGAACTTAGCTGTACACTCAAGTGTGAATTCTTCAGGCATATCACGTGTAAAGTGAACTTGACTAGCCTGTAAAGAAGTTGACATCAAGGACTCATGATAGAAGCCTTGACCGACATAGAGGATATTTTTTGACAGGTCTTTTCCGACAACAAACCAAGGCTCATTGTCCCCTCCGATTTGTCCTCCGATACCAAGCCCGCCCCGCTGACCGATTGTATAGTACATGAGGCCTGTATGCTCTCCCATGTCACGACCGTCAACGGTCATCATCCGACCGGGCTGGGCTGGCAAATACTGCCCTAAAAATTCTTTGAAGTTCTTTTCACCGATAAAGCAGATGCCTGTCGAGTCTTTCTTTTTAGCGGTCGCCAAGCCTGCTCGCTCTGCTATTTCCCTCACCTGAGGCTTTTGTAAATGGCCGAGCGGAAACATGGTTTTCTGCAGCTGTTCCTGTGAGAGTTGGCTAAGGAAATAGGTCTGGTCCTTACCATTATCTGCCCCACGCAGCATATGAACGGTGCCGTCCTCGTCGCGGGTAACCTGAGCGTAGTGCCCTGTCGCCACATAGTCCGCACCCAAGTTCATAGCGTAATCCAAGAAAGCCTTGAACTTGATTTCCTTGTTACACATGACATCTGGATTGGGCGTGCGACCAGCCCGATACTCTGCTAAAAAGTACTCAAATACGCGGTCCCAGTACTCTTTTTCAAAGTTGACAGAGTAGTAAGGAATGCCGATTTGATCTGCCACTGCAGCCACATCCTTGTAATCTTCTGTTGCTGTACAGAAGCCATTTTCATCCGTGTCGTCCCAGTTTTTCATGAAGATGCCGATCACATCGTAGCCCTGCTCTTTGAGCAAGAGAGCCGTAACCGATGAATCCACACCGCCACTCATACCGACAACAACACGGGTTTTAGAATTGTCAATTGACATAATCTTCTCCCATCTTTTCGTAGAAATAACGATTTGAAGGTCGTATTCCAAAATTTGATTATCCAAAAACGATTGACGATTTTGAACAACTTGTATTATACCATACAAAAAGGGTAAGCGATAGAATTTTAACATAAGAAAACACATTCATCTAGGCATATTCTCTAACTGGAAAATTTGATATAATAGTACCAAGAAAAACGTGAGGATTACTATGACAAACTTAAAATTTCAGTCGGTCTTTGATATTATTGGACCTGTTATGATTGGTCCATCTTCTAGTCACACAGCTGGGGCGGTCCGAATTGGGAAAATTGTGTCTTCCATCTTCGGCGATGAGCCGACAGAGGTGGAATTTCAACTCTATAATTCCTTTGCCAAGACCTATCGTGGTCACGGTACGGATGTAGCCTTGGTAGCAGGTATTCTGGGCATGGATACGGATGATCCCCGCATTCCTGACTCTCTTGATATTGCAAGAGAACGAGGCATTAAGGTTTACTGGCGTGTCAACAAGGACAGCAATACCCCACATCCCAATACCACCAGAATCATCATAAAAAACGATAAAAAATCCATCTCAGCCACAGGCGTTTCCATCGGTGGGGGAAACATTCAAGTAACAGAGCTCAACGGCTTCTCTGTCAATCTAAATATGAATACGCCAACTATTATTATTGTTCACCAAGATGTCCCTGGTATGATTGCGAAAGTGACCGATGTTCTTTCTAAGTATGACATCAATATCGCCCAAATGAACGTGACACGTGAAAAAGCTGGCGAAAAAGCCATTATGATTATCGAAGTGGATGCTCGCCAATGTGAAAATTCTATTGCAGAAATTGAAAAAATTCCACACCTGCACAATGTAACCTTCTTCAACTAGAAAGAGAAAGACATGTTTTATACTATCGAAGAATTAGTTCAGCAAGCAGACAACTTTTCTGGTAATGTAGCTGAACTCATGATCGCGACTGAAATTGAGTTGACCGGTCGTAGCCGCGAAGAAATATTGACAATTATGTCAAGAAACTTGACAGTTATGAAAGCCTCCATCGTAGATGGACTTACTGAAAGCAAATCCGTATCTGGTTTAACAGGAGGCGATGCTGCCAAGTTAGATGCCTATATGAAATCTGGTAAAACCTTGTCAGATTCCGCTGTCCTATCCGCCGCAAGAAATGCCATGGCCGTTAATGAATTGAATGCCAAAATGGGCTTAGTCTGTGCCACTCCGACAGCAGGATCTGCAGGCTGTCTACCAGCTGTGCTAGGAGTTGCTATTGAAAAGCTCAATTTGACAGAAGAACAGCAACTTGACTTCCTATTTACAGCTGGAGCCTTTGGACTAGTTATCGCCAACAACGCCTCCATCTCAGGTGCAGAAGGAGGCTGTCAGGCAGAAGTCGGATCTGCCTCTGCTATGTCTGCCGCAGCCCTGACACTGGCAGCAGGTGGAACTCCCTACCAAGCCAGCCAAGCCATCTGCTTTGTCATAAAAAATATGCTGGGTCTGATTTGCGATCCCGTCGCTGGTCTGGTAGAAGTCCCTTGTGTCAGACGTAATGCAATGGGAGCAAGCTACGCCATGGTAGCTGCCGATATGGCACTGGCAGGAATTGAATCAAAAATCCCTGTTGATGAAGTCATCAACGCTATGTACCAAGTGGGATCTGCCCTACCAACCGCCTTCCGTGAAACTGCCGAAGGAGGCCTTGCAGCTACACCGACGGGTCGTCGCCTTGCTCAAGAAATTTTTGGAGAAGATTGACAATAATGTAAACCAAAAAGGACCCTAACGGTCCTTTTTCTTATTATGGCTTCGGGCTAGTTTTCTCATAGAGAAAAACAAGAAAACTACTACCTATGCTGGTGGCTAGCAAGGCTTTGAGCTTCTATTTTTTTCCTGTTATAATCTAATTTGTCAAGTTAAATAAAGGAGGAGTAAACTAGTCCAGTGGACTAGTTTAGCATGGTTAAAACCGTTACAGTTTATCACATACCAAATGTATGTCACTCCTAAGTACCGCAGAAAATCCATTTACTAAAAAATTAGACGGGACTTAATTGATATTTTCCATCACCTATGTCCATACAGCGTGGAAATCAAAAGTTTTGGGCTAGAGGCTACTATTCAGTACCGTTGGACTGAACGAAAAAGCAGTTGTGAAATACATTCGTGAGACAGAAAAAGTCTAGCATCGTGCTAGACCTCTTCTAATTTATCTTAGTACCAACCATTTGCCAACCAGAAAGCCTTGGCTGCAGACCATGAACCATAGCGACTAGCAACATAAGCATCTGCTACACGCTCTTGGTTTTCTGGTGAGTAATCACCATTCAAGTAAGTATTTGTCAACTGGTAACGACCAATGTAGATACCGTTACGGGCATCATAGCTACCGCTTGATTCCTTCATTGCAATCCATTCTTTTGCTGCTGCATCTTCAGCACTCAAATTTGAAGAATAGGTGCTAGTCGTTACTGTTGCGGTAGAAGTTGATGTTGATTGAGTTTGTTCAACTGAACTCTCTACTGCCTTCACTGTCACATCACCCAATTCGATAACTTGACCGACATGGATAAAATCTAAGTTGGTAATCTTATTCTGCTCTGCTAATTTTTCAACAGTAGTATTGTATGTTTCAGCAATTTCAGACAGGGTATCACCAGACTTTACAGTATAGGTTTCTGCACTGACTACACCCGCAGTTAAAAGGGAGATTCCCGCTACCAAACCAGCAATAGTTGTTTTTAAGTTTTTCTTTAATGTAATGTTCATAATAGTCACATTCCTTTCTGTCATGTGTCTATCATACCCTCTAACTATTACTTAGACTTTGTGAAATTGTTACAAATATTACAGACAAATTGAGATTAGACAATAAAAACGCTAGAAATAGCGTTTTTTACTTATTTTTTCAATATAAATAAGAGTCCGGCTAAAGCTAACATAACTAAAATTGCTAACGTATCTGCTAACTTCCATTCCAAAATCCGGTACTTGGTTCTCCCATCGCCGCCTTGATACCCACGCGCCTCCATCGCCGTTGCAAGAGCATCTGCCCTCTTAAAACTTGATGCGAATAACGGAATCAAAATAGGAATAACTGACTTTACCTTCTGAATAAGATTTCCCTCATTAAAGTCCACTCCACGAGCTCTCT
Coding sequences:
- the mnmA gene encoding tRNA 2-thiouridine(34) synthase MnmA; amino-acid sequence: MSIDNSKTRVVVGMSGGVDSSVTALLLKEQGYDVIGIFMKNWDDTDENGFCTATEDYKDVAAVADQIGIPYYSVNFEKEYWDRVFEYFLAEYRAGRTPNPDVMCNKEIKFKAFLDYAMNLGADYVATGHYAQVTRDEDGTVHMLRGADNGKDQTYFLSQLSQEQLQKTMFPLGHLQKPQVREIAERAGLATAKKKDSTGICFIGEKNFKEFLGQYLPAQPGRMMTVDGRDMGEHTGLMYYTIGQRGGLGIGGQIGGDNEPWFVVGKDLSKNILYVGQGFYHESLMSTSLQASQVHFTRDMPEEFTLECTAKFRYRQPDSQVTVKVKGDKAEVIFAEPQRAITPGQAVVFYDGQECLGGGMIDMAYKDGEACQYI
- a CDS encoding LysM peptidoglycan-binding domain-containing protein, whose product is MNITLKKNLKTTIAGLVAGISLLTAGVVSAETYTVKSGDTLSEIAETYNTTVEKLAEQNKITNLDFIHVGQVIELGDVTVKAVESSVEQTQSTSTSTATVTTSTYSSNLSAEDAAAKEWIAMKESSGSYDARNGIYIGRYQLTNTYLNGDYSPENQERVADAYVASRYGSWSAAKAFWLANGWY
- the sdaAB gene encoding L-serine ammonia-lyase, iron-sulfur-dependent subunit beta, which gives rise to MTNLKFQSVFDIIGPVMIGPSSSHTAGAVRIGKIVSSIFGDEPTEVEFQLYNSFAKTYRGHGTDVALVAGILGMDTDDPRIPDSLDIARERGIKVYWRVNKDSNTPHPNTTRIIIKNDKKSISATGVSIGGGNIQVTELNGFSVNLNMNTPTIIIVHQDVPGMIAKVTDVLSKYDINIAQMNVTREKAGEKAIMIIEVDARQCENSIAEIEKIPHLHNVTFFN
- a CDS encoding nuclear transport factor 2 family protein; this encodes MSTNLEIFNAYNNALIAGDFAALFETMADDIIWHQPGNHSTSGAKIGKEVLGAHLATFAEKTNGTFKVVTNWVSDNDTLVAANVTFLGTRTDGEELNMNGIDLFRMEDGKIKEVWLFSADQKAEDAFWG
- the sdaAA gene encoding L-serine ammonia-lyase, iron-sulfur-dependent, subunit alpha gives rise to the protein MFYTIEELVQQADNFSGNVAELMIATEIELTGRSREEILTIMSRNLTVMKASIVDGLTESKSVSGLTGGDAAKLDAYMKSGKTLSDSAVLSAARNAMAVNELNAKMGLVCATPTAGSAGCLPAVLGVAIEKLNLTEEQQLDFLFTAGAFGLVIANNASISGAEGGCQAEVGSASAMSAAALTLAAGGTPYQASQAICFVIKNMLGLICDPVAGLVEVPCVRRNAMGASYAMVAADMALAGIESKIPVDEVINAMYQVGSALPTAFRETAEGGLAATPTGRRLAQEIFGED
- a CDS encoding winged helix-turn-helix transcriptional regulator, encoding MNKVSEYGICPFATTQKVLTGKWGLVIIYQLSTGTKRFNELQRLIPGITQTMLTRHLRQLEEDRIISRTVYAEVPPRVEYSLTEMGEKFRSVLDAVEAWGLEYIETLT